A window of Paenibacillus sp. 19GGS1-52 contains these coding sequences:
- a CDS encoding PLP-dependent aminotransferase family protein — MDITLAYDQYLAVHRYKYLALYHALRAAILEGTLPGGTRLPSTRRLAVLYDLSRGSASQVYDMLLADGYIKAKTGQGTYVSDDSFADSSGNGERSLAMRHIDGGRANTTVNEFAGEARSGANAKDTASLDEAGLNAGGANGAVVNAAVEVSGRDSQYATIPLSAWGERLIKRQVSLYDNTPEDFVSFRSSGVLMEHFPYAEWRSALAYAGGKGGGRLENVCPPQGDEGLRRALAAHLRITRGIHAEAEHIVLFSGSMQGIVLLTQLLLEVGSPAVVEDPGFHGIRRAIETTGGRLLTGKLDSSGLQPEDWDAQLLFVTPSRQFPTGAVLPLERRRTLLEWAQRHDAVIVEDDYDSEFRWAGRPIEPLKALDRGERVVYVGSFSNSMFRGLRIGFAVLPSSLVQPVIAAKALYEPLPAGLLEQRALARFMNTGGYSRHLRRMTRLYGERSRSFRALLAERLGGLFAPLPGDAGLHIYARWLRSSEEFAAFQSAARRRGTDFRDAALYRIMPGGPAACFYFSHLNEHAQKEGITRLLLAWKDMQNTT, encoded by the coding sequence GTGGATATTACATTGGCATACGACCAGTATCTGGCTGTGCACCGCTATAAATATTTAGCATTATATCACGCCCTCCGCGCAGCAATATTGGAGGGGACGCTTCCGGGAGGAACAAGGCTACCGTCTACGCGACGGTTGGCTGTTCTCTATGATCTATCGCGAGGATCGGCGTCGCAGGTGTATGACATGCTGTTGGCTGATGGTTATATTAAGGCGAAGACAGGCCAGGGGACTTATGTCTCCGATGACAGCTTTGCTGATTCTAGCGGAAACGGTGAAAGGTCGTTAGCGATGCGGCACATCGACGGAGGAAGGGCAAATACGACTGTAAATGAGTTTGCAGGAGAGGCGAGAAGTGGGGCAAATGCTAAGGATACGGCCAGTCTGGACGAGGCTGGGTTGAATGCAGGTGGAGCAAACGGGGCTGTTGTAAATGCGGCGGTAGAGGTCAGCGGAAGGGATAGTCAATATGCCACTATCCCACTCTCTGCATGGGGGGAACGCTTGATCAAGCGGCAAGTGTCGCTATACGACAACACCCCAGAGGACTTTGTCAGCTTCCGCAGCAGTGGGGTGCTGATGGAGCACTTTCCCTACGCTGAATGGCGGAGTGCTCTGGCCTATGCTGGGGGCAAAGGCGGCGGACGCCTGGAAAATGTCTGCCCACCCCAAGGTGATGAGGGCTTACGGCGGGCACTTGCCGCCCATTTGCGGATTACCCGCGGCATTCATGCCGAAGCGGAGCATATCGTACTGTTCAGCGGCTCGATGCAAGGAATTGTCCTTCTGACCCAGTTGCTGCTGGAAGTGGGGAGTCCGGCTGTCGTGGAGGACCCTGGCTTTCATGGAATTCGCAGAGCCATCGAGACTACGGGCGGCCGCTTGCTTACCGGGAAGTTAGATAGCAGCGGGCTGCAGCCGGAGGATTGGGACGCACAGCTGCTGTTTGTAACGCCAAGCCGCCAGTTTCCTACCGGAGCGGTGCTGCCTTTGGAGCGGCGGCGGACACTGCTGGAATGGGCGCAGCGGCATGATGCGGTAATTGTGGAAGACGATTATGACAGTGAATTTCGTTGGGCTGGACGTCCCATCGAACCCTTGAAAGCACTCGACCGGGGAGAGCGGGTCGTGTATGTCGGTTCTTTCTCCAATAGCATGTTCAGGGGACTGCGGATTGGTTTTGCCGTGCTGCCCTCGTCGCTGGTGCAGCCGGTTATCGCTGCCAAGGCGCTCTATGAGCCGCTCCCGGCCGGGCTGCTGGAGCAGCGGGCATTGGCGCGGTTCATGAATACCGGCGGCTACAGCCGGCATCTGCGGCGTATGACGCGCCTATACGGCGAGCGTAGCCGCAGCTTCCGCGCACTACTGGCCGAGCGCCTCGGCGGCCTGTTCGCACCGCTGCCCGGCGACGCGGGCTTGCACATCTACGCCCGCTGGCTGCGCAGCAGCGAGGAGTTCGCTGCTTTCCAGTCGGCGGCACGCAGGCGTGGGACGGACTTTAGGGACGCGGCGCTATACCGGATTATGCCGGGCGGGCCTGCGGCCTGCTTTTATTTTTCCCATCTGAATGAGCATGCACAGAAGGAGGGAATAACTCGCTTGCTTCTGGCGTGGAAGGATATGCAAAATACCACATGA
- a CDS encoding AraC family transcriptional regulator — protein MLHASPSSFVILPALAKIVCEPGWKWQKREKPLQNYDLFYVWSGEGTVVCKGEPFQVGKGSCFLFRPGEHTSATHNPQKPLVLTYIHFDVIGEVTDIPQPYRELTETVEFEHLLARYVRLFLVKTYAAEEEGQLILKQLMIHLLREDQVMPVERHVSNQLAEVIHEIANYVSQHPGASHRVEDLAARAGLSPRYFSIKFKELTGSSVQSYVIRARIERAQHLLLYAGMNVTEVADALGYRDIFFFSRQFKQHTGKSPSEIR, from the coding sequence ATGCTGCATGCATCGCCGTCCTCATTTGTCATCCTGCCGGCTTTGGCGAAGATTGTATGCGAACCGGGCTGGAAATGGCAAAAAAGAGAGAAGCCGCTGCAAAATTATGATTTGTTTTATGTGTGGAGTGGGGAAGGCACGGTTGTGTGCAAAGGTGAGCCCTTTCAAGTTGGCAAAGGTAGCTGTTTCCTGTTTCGGCCGGGAGAACATACTAGTGCCACACATAATCCGCAAAAACCGCTCGTACTTACATATATCCACTTCGATGTTATTGGAGAGGTGACGGATATCCCGCAGCCTTACCGTGAGCTTACGGAAACTGTGGAATTCGAGCATCTGCTCGCTCGGTATGTTCGGCTATTTCTGGTGAAGACTTACGCTGCGGAGGAAGAGGGGCAACTGATTCTCAAGCAGTTGATGATCCATTTGCTGCGGGAGGATCAAGTCATGCCTGTGGAGCGCCACGTGAGCAATCAGCTGGCTGAGGTTATCCACGAGATTGCCAATTACGTGAGCCAGCACCCTGGCGCTTCACATCGGGTGGAGGATTTGGCGGCACGAGCGGGCTTGTCGCCACGTTATTTTTCGATCAAATTCAAGGAGCTTACAGGCTCCTCTGTCCAATCCTATGTTATTCGTGCCCGGATTGAACGAGCCCAGCATTTGCTGTTATATGCCGGGATGAACGTCACGGAGGTGGCGGATGCGCTTGGCTATCGGGACATTTTCTTTTTCAGCCGCCAGTTCAAGCAGCACACCGGAAAAAGCCCGTCCGAGATCCGCTGA
- the gpmA gene encoding 2,3-diphosphoglycerate-dependent phosphoglycerate mutase: MYEVVLIRHGESEYNRQNLFTGWSDPDLTEKGVQEAKAAGKLLKEAGYTFDLAFASVLKRSIKTLNYVLDEMDLLWIPVQKSWKLNERHYGALQGLSKSETAVKYGEEQLHIWRRSLSVRPPQLEPDDPRYARNDIRYKEVRAGDIPRGESLEDTVHRVGDFWVNRIVPLIRKKERVLISAHGNTLRALIKYMENIDEAALLDLNIPTGVPLVYKLDENVKPISRFYLGVPEEVQAKALEVANQSKVTE, from the coding sequence ATGTACGAGGTAGTATTGATACGGCATGGAGAGAGTGAGTATAACCGCCAGAATCTGTTTACAGGCTGGAGCGATCCCGATTTGACGGAGAAGGGTGTTCAAGAAGCGAAGGCAGCGGGGAAGCTTCTAAAAGAAGCGGGATATACCTTCGATCTGGCTTTTGCATCTGTACTTAAACGTTCGATCAAAACGCTCAATTATGTGTTGGACGAGATGGATCTGTTGTGGATTCCCGTACAGAAATCATGGAAGCTGAATGAGCGTCACTATGGTGCCTTGCAGGGACTAAGCAAGAGTGAAACGGCCGTGAAATACGGGGAAGAGCAGCTGCATATCTGGCGGCGGAGCCTATCGGTCCGCCCGCCACAGCTGGAGCCGGATGATCCACGGTACGCCAGAAATGATATCCGCTATAAAGAGGTTCGAGCCGGAGATATTCCGCGGGGCGAGAGCCTCGAAGATACGGTTCACCGTGTCGGCGATTTTTGGGTCAACCGTATTGTGCCGCTCATTCGCAAAAAGGAACGGGTGCTTATTTCTGCACATGGGAATACCCTGCGGGCGCTGATCAAATATATGGAGAATATCGACGAGGCAGCGTTGCTGGATCTTAATATCCCGACAGGTGTTCCACTGGTCTATAAGCTGGATGAGAATGTGAAGCCGATCAGCCGCTTTTACCTCGGGGTACCGGAGGAAGTGCAGGCGAAGGCTCTAGAAGTAGCCAATCAGAGTAAGGTGACGGAATAA
- a CDS encoding AraC family transcriptional regulator: MNYRSDIERCIEFIEANIKEELIPENIASLAGYSLYHFCRVFQACMEMPIMEYIRKRRLSLAAVEFFKGRKIIDIAADYGFVTQSGFTKAFRKEYGYNPTQYTARMAGVRDYLAGEHFTIEFGGYLMKPSMITKSSFKIAGYGIKTTIADGSYTKDVSAFWNNYDTNGWENKMYAQLQPPKHGEVGICVPDSKDSGNLIYLLGVIVDNFDKVTPEMITLEVPEATYAVFTTPPVDVTAIGKDGQPNEEDFPKVIGQTWKYIFEEWFATSGYEYDESKLDFEFYDERCHFRPDTVMEIYVPVLAKK, from the coding sequence TTGAACTATAGATCTGATATAGAACGTTGTATCGAATTTATTGAAGCCAACATCAAGGAAGAATTAATACCCGAAAATATTGCTTCTCTTGCAGGCTATTCTCTGTACCATTTTTGCCGAGTATTTCAAGCCTGTATGGAAATGCCGATCATGGAGTATATCCGTAAAAGACGTTTGTCCCTTGCCGCAGTTGAGTTTTTTAAAGGCAGAAAAATTATTGATATTGCAGCAGACTATGGATTCGTGACCCAAAGTGGATTTACTAAAGCCTTTCGCAAGGAATATGGCTACAACCCGACACAATATACCGCAAGAATGGCTGGTGTCCGAGATTATTTAGCTGGGGAACACTTCACAATTGAATTTGGAGGTTATTTGATGAAGCCAAGCATGATTACAAAATCATCGTTTAAAATTGCAGGTTATGGAATCAAGACTACTATTGCCGATGGCAGCTATACCAAGGATGTCTCCGCCTTCTGGAACAATTACGATACTAATGGTTGGGAGAATAAAATGTATGCACAGCTCCAGCCACCGAAGCATGGTGAAGTTGGCATTTGTGTGCCCGACTCTAAAGACAGCGGAAACCTGATCTATTTGCTGGGTGTCATTGTGGACAATTTTGATAAAGTGACGCCTGAGATGATTACGCTTGAAGTTCCTGAAGCGACTTACGCAGTATTCACTACTCCCCCCGTGGATGTAACAGCCATAGGAAAAGACGGTCAACCGAATGAAGAGGATTTCCCAAAGGTAATTGGCCAGACGTGGAAGTACATTTTTGAGGAGTGGTTTGCAACTAGCGGCTATGAGTACGATGAGAGTAAGCTGGACTTTGAGTTTTATGATGAGCGCTGCCACTTCCGCCCGGATACAGTGATGGAGATTTACGTCCCCGTTCTTGCAAAAAAGTAA
- the asd gene encoding archaetidylserine decarboxylase (Phosphatidylserine decarboxylase is synthesized as a single chain precursor. Generation of the pyruvoyl active site from a Ser is coupled to cleavage of a Gly-Ser bond between the larger (beta) and smaller (alpha chains). It is an integral membrane protein.), which yields MVKQLLRLMTELSSHRWLSRLMGSFSHSRLSRFLIPAFIRSYHIPAAEAEKNPGEYRTLNEFFSRQLRPGMRPIATGANVVVSPVDATITAMGDISCGTIMNVKGQDYKLEELLNHSPHLELYKKGFFFVLYLSPTDYHRIHAPITGHKVESEHIRGRAYPVNDFGMRQMTSVLSRNERLITYIAGDCGQTAVVKVGAMNVSSIRYTDDNAKEWQAGGDLAYFEFGSTVVLLTESGTFTPRPGLGTDTKVKMGEWLGTLHRPL from the coding sequence ATGGTTAAACAATTGCTGCGGCTGATGACCGAGCTATCCTCGCACAGATGGCTTTCCCGGTTAATGGGTTCTTTTTCCCATAGCAGACTCAGCCGTTTTCTTATTCCGGCATTTATTCGGAGTTACCATATTCCTGCCGCTGAGGCGGAGAAGAATCCTGGAGAATACCGTACGCTTAATGAATTTTTCAGCCGTCAGTTGCGGCCGGGCATGCGGCCAATCGCCACTGGAGCCAACGTCGTGGTTAGCCCAGTTGACGCTACCATTACCGCTATGGGCGATATTTCCTGTGGAACGATTATGAATGTAAAAGGTCAAGATTATAAGCTGGAAGAGCTGCTTAATCACTCTCCGCATCTAGAGCTGTACAAGAAGGGCTTTTTCTTCGTGCTCTATCTGAGTCCTACTGATTATCACCGAATCCACGCTCCTATTACCGGACACAAGGTAGAGAGCGAGCATATTCGCGGGCGGGCCTATCCTGTCAATGATTTCGGCATGAGACAAATGACAAGTGTGCTGAGCCGCAACGAACGTCTCATTACTTATATTGCCGGAGACTGCGGCCAAACTGCAGTTGTTAAGGTAGGGGCGATGAACGTCAGCAGTATCCGCTACACCGATGACAACGCTAAAGAATGGCAGGCGGGCGGCGATCTGGCCTATTTCGAGTTCGGTTCGACGGTTGTGCTGCTTACCGAGAGCGGTACCTTTACTCCGCGCCCCGGATTAGGGACGGATACAAAGGTCAAGATGGGCGAATGGCTGGGAACGCTCCACCGTCCTCTTTAG
- a CDS encoding YheC/YheD family protein, giving the protein MGQKHVGILLNSAMHRGVPRHKTGQESLNNYEEAAAAYGITPCFLKLADIDPDSGYSAAYIKGAQGYRYAVIPTPEVIHNRAIYEQNNASMERLIQQGPLVFNTCNRYGKNEIHRLLEQSSELKSFLPASATGLSGLKKMMTLYPDLILKPCRGSIGKGIMRMVHIGEQRWILFYLSPSARRWISVPVEQEGLSGMLRARLAAMPYLVQERIPLAEIGGRPFDLRVTVQRGWGGEWQTTGLFAKLAAPGGFVSNLARGGVALSSSYALEQVFTGAEAANIRMSVGTLSLAVARWLELSLPGLADIGLDIGITKDGQLFFIECNGRDQRYGFHKAGLTEIWKDSYRRPMSYARFLLENGSLG; this is encoded by the coding sequence ATGGGGCAAAAGCACGTTGGAATACTGCTGAATTCCGCTATGCACCGGGGCGTTCCCCGACACAAAACGGGACAGGAGTCTCTTAATAACTATGAGGAGGCCGCGGCAGCATACGGAATAACCCCCTGCTTCCTGAAGCTCGCTGATATTGATCCAGACTCAGGCTACAGTGCCGCCTATATAAAAGGAGCTCAGGGATATAGATATGCTGTGATCCCGACACCTGAGGTTATCCATAACCGGGCGATTTATGAGCAGAATAACGCAAGCATGGAGCGACTGATCCAGCAGGGTCCACTGGTGTTCAATACCTGTAACCGTTACGGCAAGAATGAAATTCATCGACTGCTGGAGCAAAGCTCGGAGCTGAAGTCTTTTCTGCCAGCAAGCGCTACAGGTCTGTCTGGGCTAAAAAAAATGATGACCCTTTATCCGGATCTCATTCTCAAACCCTGTCGGGGAAGTATAGGCAAAGGCATCATGCGAATGGTTCACATAGGCGAACAGAGATGGATCTTATTCTACCTGTCGCCCAGTGCACGGCGCTGGATAAGCGTTCCTGTTGAACAGGAGGGATTGTCAGGTATGCTGCGGGCGCGTCTGGCAGCTATGCCCTACTTGGTACAAGAACGAATCCCTTTGGCCGAGATTGGCGGCCGTCCCTTTGATTTACGCGTCACCGTTCAGCGAGGTTGGGGTGGAGAGTGGCAGACCACTGGCCTGTTCGCCAAGCTCGCAGCCCCAGGCGGCTTCGTCTCCAACCTCGCTCGGGGCGGTGTAGCTCTCAGTTCTTCCTATGCCTTGGAGCAGGTATTTACAGGCGCGGAGGCGGCAAATATCCGTATGTCCGTGGGGACATTAAGTCTTGCCGTAGCACGTTGGCTGGAGCTTAGCCTCCCCGGCCTGGCTGATATTGGGCTGGATATTGGCATCACCAAGGATGGGCAGCTTTTTTTCATTGAATGCAATGGCCGCGACCAGCGTTATGGGTTTCATAAAGCCGGGCTCACAGAGATCTGGAAAGACAGCTACCGCCGGCCCATGAGCTATGCCCGTTTTCTGCTGGAGAACGGGTCCCTAGGATAA